Within Alteribacter lacisalsi, the genomic segment AATCTCGTTTACTTTCGCAAAGTCATCCATGTTCTGAAGAAAGATGGTCAGTTTGACGGCGTGTTTCAGGCTGCTGCCGCCTGCCTGAAGAACGGCTTCAACATTTTTCATTACCTGGTGCGTCTGCGCTTCCACTCCATCAGCCATCTCCCCTGTTTCCGGGTCGAGGCCGATCTGGCCGGACGTGTAAACAAGTCCGTTAATTGTAATGCCCTGGGAATAAGGGCCGATCGCACCCGGTGCGTTCGCGGTTGCTACCGGCTCGGTTTTTCTGGTCATAGTG encodes:
- a CDS encoding RidA family protein, with amino-acid sequence MTRKTEPVATANAPGAIGPYSQGITINGLVYTSGQIGLDPETGEMADGVEAQTHQVMKNVEAVLQAGGSSLKHAVKLTIFLQNMDDFAKVNEIYASYLEEPYPSRSAVEVAKLPKGALIEIEAIGVQE